Within Spinacia oleracea cultivar Varoflay chromosome 4, BTI_SOV_V1, whole genome shotgun sequence, the genomic segment TTTACAGATGAAGATATGGTCCGAGTTCTTGCCAAATGCGGTCAGTGTTGTGAGTGTTTTACCGGCATGTGCTGAGCTTAAGGACGAGGTGGTGGCGAGGGTGATACATGGCTATGTGGTTAAGGTTGGGTTGATTAATCAAGTAAGAGTTGGTAATGCATTGGTTGATGGGTATGGGAAGTGTGGAGAATTGTGTAGTTCTAAACAAGTTTTCAATGAAATTATTGAGAAGAATGGTGTGTCTTGGAATACTGTTATTTCGAGCTTTGCTCATGCTAAGTGCTATAGTGATGCATTATACATGTTTATGTTGATGATTGACTCAAAGGAGAAACCAAATGGTATTACTCTGTCAAGTTTGTTACCAATTCTTGTAGAATTGGAGTGTTTTGATGCAGGGAAAGAGGTTCATGGACTTAGCATTAAAACGGGTCTTGATTCTGATGTCTTTATCTCGAATTCTTTGATTGACATGTATGCAAAAGCAAGGAATTTCACCAAAGCTTCTATCATATTTCAGAACACAAGTGTGAAGAATGTTGTCACATGGAATGCCATGGTTGCTAATCTTGCTCAAAATAGTCAAGAGTTAGCTGCAATAGGACTCGTCAGAAAAATGCAATCTTTTGGTGAAGAACCGAATGCTGTAACCTTCACAAATGTTTTACCAGCTTGTGCTCGAATTGGAGCACTTCTCTCAGGTAAAGAAATACATGGAAGATGCATCCGAAAGGGAATTTCTCCTGATATATTTCTTTCAAATTCATTGATTGACATGTATGCGAAATGTGGTTTGGTTGATCTTGCACAAAATGTGTTCAATGTCTCAAATAGAGATCAAATATCATACAACACATTGATAGTAGGCTATTCACAAACAACTGAATGTTTGAAGTCTTTAACCTTGTTTAAAGAAATGGGGTTAATTGGTATGGAGATGGATACAATATCCTTTGTTGGTGCTATTTCAGCTTGTGCAAATTCTGCGGCACTGAAACCGGGGAAGGAAATTCATGCGTTTATCACAAGACGTTTGTTTCACACACACagtttcatttcaaattcactctTGGATCTGTACATGAAGTGTGGAAAGATTGGCCTTGCTCAAAACATCTTCAATCGAGCTCATAAAAAGGATGTTGCATCATGGAACACGATGATTTTAGGGTACGGAATGGTTGGTGATTTTGAAACAGCAATCTCTATGTTCGAAGCTATGAGGGAAGATGGTGTGAAACATGATTCTGTATCATTTATAGCTGT encodes:
- the LOC110783348 gene encoding putative pentatricopeptide repeat-containing protein At1g69350, mitochondrial codes for the protein MFNHVRHLPLISPFSNPKPLSFSLLSTSAIKALPSSPHHFLSPNSIDFLPLLSSLQSLHQTKQSHALALVFGFLPSSVSLCASLILNYAKFGNPVSCKSLFEKSVFYCKTPFLWNTLLRGYSNSGVYDVFYVYNHMIRTHVRPDDHTFPCVIKACADHCENKKGREIHGFSIKVGFDNLVYVGNTLLSFYSSCCDLVGAQNVFDEMPDRDVVSWNTMIGVFSANGWSNEAVEVFLQMKIWSEFLPNAVSVVSVLPACAELKDEVVARVIHGYVVKVGLINQVRVGNALVDGYGKCGELCSSKQVFNEIIEKNGVSWNTVISSFAHAKCYSDALYMFMLMIDSKEKPNGITLSSLLPILVELECFDAGKEVHGLSIKTGLDSDVFISNSLIDMYAKARNFTKASIIFQNTSVKNVVTWNAMVANLAQNSQELAAIGLVRKMQSFGEEPNAVTFTNVLPACARIGALLSGKEIHGRCIRKGISPDIFLSNSLIDMYAKCGLVDLAQNVFNVSNRDQISYNTLIVGYSQTTECLKSLTLFKEMGLIGMEMDTISFVGAISACANSAALKPGKEIHAFITRRLFHTHSFISNSLLDLYMKCGKIGLAQNIFNRAHKKDVASWNTMILGYGMVGDFETAISMFEAMREDGVKHDSVSFIAVLSACSHGGLVEKGRKYFEEMKSLSIVVKNMHYTCMIDLLGRAGLMEEAVELIKELPFEPDANIWGALLGASRIHGNIEVAKLAAENLFVLKPEHSGYYVLLSNMLAEAGRWDEATRVRELMKSRGVKKDPAYSWVQNRDQVRAFLVGES